In Nostoc edaphicum CCNP1411, the sequence CCGTATCAGTAAAAATCAGTAGCGGCAGGTCATTAGAAGGATAGGCATAGCGCTGGGTGTTTTGTGTGTGGGGACGAAATCCCTGACCAATAATTTCGGCAGAAACTCCCGTCAATCCCCGCACAATTGAACTTTTTCCGGCTTGGGGTTTACCAATCAGTAGCGCTTCTGTGGTTGGCAGTTCGGCTCGGATTTTCTCTAAAATCTCTGTAACTTGAGCCTCACTCACACTAAACCATTCAACAACTGTCTGTGCCAGTTGTTCTACGGGTAGGAGTTGTGTTAGACGTGTTGTTGTCTTGTTCCAGACACCAGCAATGCGGTTTGTCCAGGAATTATCGACGGACGTGGTAGTTGTTCCATCGGTCGGTTCACTCAATTGCTGAGAATCAGTTAAGGGTGAGTCAGCATCACGTTGCTCAGTCATTTACATCCAAACGGTAGATAGCTGTCATTAATTCAGGACACTTCATGGTGTTTAAGATTGAAATTATTAACCTAGAAGACCCTTTTACTCATCTTATAGCGATTCTCAAAGAGATAACCAGTACCGTTAGTAGTGTAATTAACTTGGGAGCAAGCCTGCCATAAAGCATAGCGGAAAGGGAAGTTTGGCTCCCCCTTCCCTGTCCCTTACCCATATCTTTCTTAACAAACAGACAAAATACTTAAACAGGACTTACGCAAACAATAGCCGAAAAGAATGATTTTCAGGTAGTAGAGGCAATTCATGTAGACGCGTTTGATGGAGCAGAGGGGCAGAGGGGAAAAACTTACGCCCCCTAATTTCCCATCTACACGTACCTATTTTTTAGGTTAGCGTTTCAACTCCTGTGAACAGTTACCATTTTTTGCAATACACCCTTTTCTAGCAATATATTGACCATGAATATTTACCATAAAAGGAACAATATAAGTCAAAATTGCAGAAATCCAACGCTGATATGTCATTTGACCAGTCCACAGCGCCCAACCATGATTGATTGTGAACAGGAGAGATCCTATTATTAGGGCTACTTTCAAGGCAGTTAGCATCCACTGGCGATCAAATAAGCTAAATAAATATTGTCTTACAATGTTCTTATGCCTCATCTTGTAACTTCCTTGAAGTATTAATTAGCAGCAATGGAAGATATTCACAATCATGCAGTTGCATTTAATTGACATAATTTTGTGTCGTACAATAACTCATTAAACTTTTCTAATCGTAGGAGCATTTAAATAAGCTTGAGGATTCTCAGGGTCAAATTCCAGAC encodes:
- the nrtS gene encoding nitrate/nitrite transporter NrtS, which codes for MRHKNIVRQYLFSLFDRQWMLTALKVALIIGSLLFTINHGWALWTGQMTYQRWISAILTYIVPFMVNIHGQYIARKGCIAKNGNCSQELKR